The following are from one region of the Nicotiana tomentosiformis chromosome 7, ASM39032v3, whole genome shotgun sequence genome:
- the LOC138895471 gene encoding uncharacterized protein has product MSSVSKELVTGIVYGKDASAVWADLRERFDKVNMSRIFQLHKGIATITQGNDSVSVYFSKLKDLWDEFDSMVPPPCVCPRSRNFMEHMRRQKLLQFLMGLNKSYEQARSQILMTNPTPTVNKAYSMIIERESQRALTNSSMTGEGTELTALLAGKGSTYQKQRKN; this is encoded by the coding sequence ATGAGCTCTGTCTCAAAGGAATTGGTGACAGGAATTGTGTATGGAAAGGATGCCAGTGCTGTTTGGGCAGATTTACGAGAGAGGTTTGACAAGGTGAATATGTCAAGGATTTTTCAGTTACATAAGGGAATTGCAACAATTACACAAGGAAATGACAGCGTTTCtgtatatttttcaaaactcaaGGACCTTTGGGATGAATTTGACAGTATGGTTCCTCCTCCCTGCGTTTGTCCGAGATCTAGGAATTTTATGGAACATATGCGGAGGCAGAAGCTACTGCAGTTTTTAATGGGCCTTAATAAGAGTTATGAACAAGCACGAAGTCAAATTTTGATGACTAATCCTACACCAACAGTGAACAAAGCCTATTCTATGATCATTGAGAGAGAGAGTCAAAGAGCGTTGACTAACTCATCTATGACAGGTGAAGGAACAGAACTAACAGCCTTACTAGCTGGTAAAGGAAGCACTTATCAGAAGCAAAGGAAGAATTAG
- the LOC138895472 gene encoding uncharacterized protein, with amino-acid sequence MLRGVRQVGLGHSSWPIGLGRDKAFVRGLPNTAQTAPPVNTTTLENLRSGLDNSGSGEIPNESRDGGEKGRQSYMKNRQEPPKPPSPKRTVNVIIGGNEVNGVTYTAANKTSKVIVTHGKRVCQVLDGDNITFDDEYVDGLMISHNDALVISLLVHDTNVKRVLIDPVTKGEVVLTIFAEGVIKNTKFQVIDADMAYNIILGRPWIHDKDVVPSTLHQVIKFPSQWGIRKIHGDQQASRSINSVVIARTIANDADAK; translated from the exons atgcttaggggtgttcgacaggtaggactcgggcactcgtcgtggcccatcggtttgggtcgtgacaaggctTTTGTCAGAGGATTACCCAATACAGCGCAAACTGCTCCGCCGGTTAATACAACAACTTTGGAGAACCTGCGTTCGGGGCTTGACAACTCTGGAAGTGGAGAAATTCCCAATGAATCTCGTGATGGAGG TGAGAAAGGGAGACAATCATACATGAAGAACAGacaagaacccccaaaacctcCATCACCAAAGAGAACAGTCAATGTCATAATCGGAGGAAATGAGGTCAATGGAGTAACATACACAGCCGCAAACAAGACATCAAAAGTTATTGTCACTCATGGAAAGCGAGTATGCCAAGTCTTGGATGGCGACAATATAACATTTGATGATGAATACGTGGACGGCTTGATGATTTCTCACAACGATGCACTTGTAATATCTCTACTTGtacatgatactaatgtaaaacgagttttgattgatccag TTACGAAAGGGGAAGTTGTACTTACCATATTTGCAGAAGGGGTCATCAAGAATACAAAGTTCCAGGTGATAGACGCGGACATGGCCTATAATATAATCTtgggaagaccatggattcatgATAAGGACGTTGTCCCATCCACGTTGCATCAAGTTATCAAATTCCCTTCACAATGGGGAATCCGGAAAATCCACGGAGATCAACAAGCTTCGCGAAGTATTAACTCGGTGGTGATTGCAAGAACAATAGCCAATGATGCAGATGCGAAATAG
- the LOC104085105 gene encoding ethylene receptor, with product MDCNCFDPQWPADELLMKYQYISDFFIAVAYFSIPIELVYFVQKSAVFPYRWVLVQFGAFIVLCGATHLINLWTSTPHTRTLAIVMTTAKVFTAVVSCATALMLVHIIPDLLSVKTRELFLKNKAAELDREMGLIRTQEETGRYVRMLTHEIRSTLDRHTILKTTLVELGRALALEECALWMPTRTGLELQLSYTLRHQNPVGFTVPIQLPVINQVFSTNHAVKISPNSPVARLRPAGKYIPGEVVAVRVPLLHLSNFQINDWPELSTKRYALMVLMLPSDSARQWHVHELELVEVVADQVAVALSHAAILEESMRARDLLMEQNVALDLARREAEMAVRARNDFLAVMNHEMRTPMHAIIALSSLLQETDLTPEQRLMVETILKSSNLLATLINDVLDLSRLEDGSLQLDVGTFNLHVLFREVLNLIKPIASVKKLFVTLSLSSDLPEFAIGDEKRLMQILLNVVGNAVKFSKEGSVSISAVAAKSESLRDPRAPEFFPVQSENHFYLRVQVKDTGSGINPQDIPKLFCKFAQNQALATKSSGGTGLGLAISKRFVNLMEGHIWIESEGLGKGSTAIFIVKLGIPGRSNEPKLPFMPRLPANQMQMTFQGLKVLVMDDNGFSRMVTKGLLVHLGCDVTTACSGDECLRVLTQEHRVLFMDVSIPGIDCYEVAVRIHEKFGKRHDRPLIVALTGNTDRVTKENCMRVGMDGVILKPVSVDKMRSVLSELLEHGVVLQS from the exons ATGGATTGTAACTGCTTTGATCCACAATGGCCTGCTGATGAGTTGTTAATGAAGTATCAGTACATTTCCGATTTTTTCATCGCAGTTGCTTATTTCTCTATCCCAATCGAGTTGGTATACTTTGTCCAGAAATCGGCAGTTTTTCCATATAGATGGGTACTCGTGCAGTTTGGTGCTTTCATAGTTCTTTGTGGAGCAACACATCTTATCAACTTATGGACATCTACCCCCCATACAAGGACTTTGGCAATAGTGATGACTACCGCAAAGGTCTTCACTGCTGTGGTATCATGTGCAACGGCTCTCATGCTTGTGCACATCATTCCGGATCTATTAAGTGTCAAAACTAGGGAGCTATTCTTGAAAAACAAAGCGGCAGAGCTTGATCGTGAAATGGGTCTTATTCGGACACAGGAGGAGACGGGTAGGTATGTTAGAATGCTTACACATGAAATCAGAAGTACTCTGGATAGACATACTATTTTGAAGACTACACTTGTTGAGCTTGGAAGAGCATTGGCACTGGAAGAGTGTGCATTGTGGATGCCAACTCGTACTGGACTGGAGCTTCAACTTTCTTACACTCTACGTCATCAAAATCCAGTTGGATTTACAGTACCTATACAACTTCCTGTAATTAATCAAGTTTTCAGTACAAATCATGCTGTTAAAATATCACCAAATTCTCCCGTCGCAAGGCTTCGACCTGCTGGGAAGTACATTCCAGGTGAGGTGGTTGCTGTCAGGGTCCCTCTTCTGCATCTCTCGAACTTTCAGATTAATGATTGGCCTGAACTTTCTACGAAGCGCTATGCTTTGATGGTTTTGATGCTTCCTTCAGATAGTGCTAGACAATGGCATGTCCATGAATTGGAGCTTGTTGAAGTGGTAGCCGATCag GTAGCTGTTGCTCTCTCACATGCTGCCATCTTGGAGGAATCAATGAGGGCTAGGGATCTTCTTATGGAGCAGAATGTGGCTCTTGATCTGGCAAGAAGAGAAGCAGAAATGGCTGTTCGTGCGCGTAATGATTTCCTAGCAGTTATGAATCATGAAATGAGAACTCCTATGCATGCAATAATTGCACTTTCATCTTTGCTACAAGAAACTGACCTGACACCGGAGCAGCGTCTGATGGTGGAAACAATCCTTAAGAGCAGCAACCTTTTAGCAACGCTCATCAATGATGTCTTGGATCTTTCAAGGCTTGAGGATGGAAGCCTTCAACTTGACGTTGGGACTTTCAATCTTCATGTTCTCTTCAGAGAG GTCCTTAACTTAATCAAGCCTATTGCATCTGTGAAAAAGTTGTTTGTCACGCTTAGCTTGTCTTCAGATTTGCCGGAATTTGCTATTGGAGATGAAAAACGGCTAATGCAAATTCTTTTAAATGTTGTTGGCAATGCTGTAAAATTTTCAAAAGAAGGCAGTGTGTCAATTTCAGCTGTTGCTGCAAAATCAGAATCTTTAAGAGATCCTAGAGCTCCCGAGTTTTTTCCTGTGCAAAGTGAGAATCACTTTTATTTACGTGTACAG GTAAAAGATACAGGATCAGGCATTAATCCGCAGGATATCCCCAAGCTATTCTGCAAGTTTGCGCAAAACCAGGCACTAGCAACTAAAAGTTCGGGTGGCACTGGGCTTGGCCTTGCGATTTCTAAGAG GTTTGTTAATCTTATGGAAGGTCATATTTGGATCGAAAGTGAAGGACTTGGCAAGGGGTCTACTGCTATCTTTATTGTTAAACTTGGCATTCCTGGGCGCTCAAATGAGCCTAAGCTTCCCTTTATGCCCAGATTGCCTGCAAATCAAATGCAGATGACTTTTCAAGGACTAAAGGTTTTGGTTATGGATGATAACGG GTTTAGTAGGATGGTAACCAAGGGTCTGCTAGTGCACCTAGGGTGCGATGTAACAACGGCTTGCTCTGGTGATGAGTGCTTGAGAGTTCTTACTCAGGAACACAGAGTATTATTCATGGACGTGAGTATACCAGGTATAGACTGTTATGAAGTTGCTGTGCGGATACATGAAAAGTTTGGGAAACGTCACGACAGGCCACTTATTGTGGCACTAACAGGAAACACTGACCGAGTGACGAAAGAAAACTGCATGAGAGTTGGTATGGATGGAGTTATTCTGAAACCTGTTTCAGTTGACAAAATGAGAAGTGTTTTATCCGAGCTTTTAGAGCATGGAGTTGTTCTTCAATCCTAG